Proteins found in one Solitalea lacus genomic segment:
- the istA gene encoding IS21 family transposase, giving the protein MAGQRIDIMELRSLISLKLKGLSNRKVADFLKVNRKTVDSYTSRFKALNLSYQELIELGEADLRDLFTENSQTEKARYEILSSQFPAIQKELHKPGGTLQELWKDYFEKNPKGYKYTQFALHYRNWKSRSHHSGKLIHKAGEKLFVDFCGKKPYYVDKSTGEQIDVEVFIAVLPCSQYTFVKAVPSQKREDLISCMESCLRWMGGVPQAIVSDNLKSAVSKGSKYAPVINKTFADFALHYGCVVDPARPHHPQDKALVERSVELVYQRIYYHLRKHTYFSLKDLNKAIAELLEEYNDYLFSHGGGSRRSYFIDLEQQYLQGIATDSYSIRQYRRAKVQKTAHVYMSEDRNYYSVPYRFTGLHVEVQYNQDKVEIFYNYDRIASHERNYKAGNYTTIPQHMPSSHQAYGQWSPEYFQGRARQVGPFTLAYIQRLFTQYNYPEIAYKQSQGILAFGKTYNNERLEKACKRGLEYHKASYRTIEMILKNNLDMEQEDPAEPSGSPIPEHSNIRGASHYQ; this is encoded by the coding sequence ATGGCAGGACAACGAATTGATATCATGGAATTACGCAGTTTAATTTCCCTTAAACTTAAAGGCTTAAGCAACCGCAAGGTAGCAGATTTTTTAAAAGTTAACCGTAAAACGGTTGACAGTTATACCAGCCGTTTCAAAGCACTGAACCTCTCTTACCAGGAGCTCATAGAGCTCGGGGAGGCTGATCTTAGGGATTTGTTTACCGAAAACAGCCAGACTGAAAAAGCGCGTTACGAGATCCTCAGCAGTCAGTTTCCTGCTATACAAAAGGAACTGCACAAACCTGGAGGCACTTTACAGGAGCTCTGGAAAGACTACTTTGAAAAGAACCCCAAAGGCTATAAATACACCCAGTTTGCCCTGCACTACCGAAACTGGAAGAGCCGGAGCCATCACAGCGGTAAATTAATCCATAAAGCTGGGGAAAAGCTCTTTGTCGACTTTTGCGGCAAGAAGCCTTATTATGTAGACAAATCTACCGGTGAACAGATTGATGTGGAAGTATTTATCGCTGTGCTCCCTTGCAGCCAGTATACCTTTGTCAAGGCAGTTCCTTCCCAAAAGCGCGAAGATCTGATCAGTTGCATGGAATCTTGCCTGAGGTGGATGGGTGGGGTTCCACAGGCCATCGTATCTGATAATCTCAAATCCGCAGTTAGCAAGGGTAGTAAATACGCTCCTGTGATCAATAAAACCTTTGCCGACTTTGCCCTGCATTATGGTTGCGTGGTCGATCCTGCCCGTCCGCATCACCCTCAAGATAAGGCACTGGTGGAACGCAGCGTAGAGCTGGTCTACCAGCGCATCTATTATCATTTGCGTAAGCATACCTATTTTAGCCTTAAAGACCTGAATAAAGCGATTGCGGAGCTCTTGGAGGAATATAATGATTACCTGTTCTCTCATGGAGGCGGCAGCCGCAGGAGTTATTTCATTGATCTGGAGCAACAATACTTACAGGGAATTGCGACCGACTCTTACAGTATCCGACAATACAGGCGGGCTAAAGTACAAAAGACAGCACATGTCTACATGAGTGAAGATCGCAACTATTACAGCGTTCCTTACCGCTTTACCGGCCTGCATGTGGAGGTACAATACAATCAGGATAAGGTAGAGATCTTCTATAATTACGACCGTATTGCCAGCCATGAACGAAATTATAAGGCAGGCAATTATACTACCATACCCCAACACATGCCTTCCTCGCACCAGGCTTACGGACAATGGAGTCCTGAATACTTCCAGGGTCGTGCCCGCCAGGTAGGTCCTTTTACCCTGGCCTATATTCAGCGCTTGTTTACCCAATATAATTATCCAGAAATCGCTTATAAGCAGAGTCAGGGAATCCTCGCTTTCGGGAAAACGTACAACAATGAACGCCTGGAAAAGGCATGCAAAAGAGGCTTGGAATACCATAAGGCTTCTTACCGCACCATTGAAATGATACTGAAGAACAACCTGGATATGGAGCAGGAAGATCCAGCGGAACCATCCGGTTCCCCGATCCCAGAACACAGCAACATCCGGGGGGCAAGTCACTATCAATAA
- a CDS encoding site-specific integrase: protein MATVAIVLHTSKGLVNNFYPICLRVTQGSQRKYFAITSLLTNRGLDFKAKQEEWKPAEKEDEGLGRFKRSFKTYKEYNAILKEKLSEAKQILLNYESNGTAFSFIQFERDLKKQKPSQLLKDYYTHLIEELENNRKTGSAALYKENQSILLKYRPVAMLHDLNVKFLEGFENWLRFERKNKDTTISVKIRNLQRVINLAIEDGLYKKENYPFGEKKYSINKRLNHKTRKRSINLDIIKKIKDLKLKEGTGVHFAQQVFLFSFYMRGMNFVDMAFLEWSDIHNNEIHYTRRKTGQLFTIPLNQYALEIINYYESSQQTENYVFPILNDSIHITEKQKYTRKKTAIKKVNDNLKKIAGLIDEKGLNLTTYVSRHSYATNLKRSGVATSIISEALGHQTEYQTQTYLDEFEKGVISSMEARIFDF from the coding sequence ATGGCTACAGTTGCTATTGTGCTACACACATCAAAAGGATTAGTAAACAATTTTTATCCAATTTGTTTAAGAGTAACTCAAGGTTCTCAAAGGAAATATTTTGCGATTACCTCATTGCTAACAAACAGAGGATTGGACTTTAAAGCTAAACAAGAAGAGTGGAAGCCTGCTGAAAAGGAAGATGAAGGACTGGGTAGGTTTAAAAGGTCTTTTAAAACCTATAAAGAGTATAATGCGATTCTAAAGGAAAAACTTTCGGAAGCAAAGCAGATACTTCTAAATTATGAGTCAAACGGAACCGCTTTTTCATTTATTCAATTTGAACGTGATCTAAAGAAACAAAAACCTTCTCAGCTTTTAAAGGATTATTACACGCATTTAATTGAAGAACTCGAAAACAATCGGAAAACTGGTTCAGCAGCCTTATATAAAGAAAATCAAAGCATTTTACTTAAATATCGACCTGTTGCAATGCTACATGATTTAAATGTTAAGTTCCTCGAAGGTTTCGAGAATTGGTTAAGATTTGAGCGCAAGAATAAAGACACAACCATTAGTGTCAAAATCCGCAACCTTCAACGGGTAATTAATCTTGCTATTGAAGACGGTCTTTATAAAAAAGAAAACTACCCTTTCGGTGAGAAGAAATACTCCATTAACAAACGCCTGAATCATAAAACAAGAAAGCGTTCTATTAATCTCGACATCATCAAGAAGATTAAAGACTTAAAACTTAAAGAAGGAACAGGAGTCCACTTCGCTCAACAGGTCTTCTTATTCAGCTTCTATATGCGTGGAATGAACTTCGTTGATATGGCTTTCCTCGAATGGTCAGATATTCATAATAATGAGATTCATTACACCAGACGAAAGACAGGCCAACTGTTTACAATACCGTTAAATCAGTATGCATTGGAGATTATCAATTACTATGAGTCTAGTCAACAAACAGAAAACTACGTTTTCCCAATTCTTAACGATTCGATTCATATTACAGAAAAACAGAAGTACACTCGAAAGAAAACTGCTATTAAGAAAGTAAATGACAATCTTAAGAAGATAGCTGGATTGATTGATGAAAAGGGATTAAATCTTACTACCTATGTTAGTCGCCACAGCTATGCAACCAATCTCAAACGATCAGGAGTAGCAACAAGCATCATCAGTGAAGCGTTAGGTCATCAAACCGAATATCAAACACAAACCTACTTGGATGAATTTGAAAAAGGAGTGATCTCTTCAATGGAGGCAAGAATCTTTGATTTTTAA
- a CDS encoding DUF4175 family protein has translation MHKANTNYELLIGKLDEFIRKYYKNRLIKGSLYVTGILACLYLVLAVTEYYSFLGISARTFIFFGFVLLSLVVLLLYVIRPLLSLFRLGAIINHRQASEIIGNHFPNVKDKLLNTLQLKEMANQLSDNKLIEASINQKISQLKPIPFASAINLGENKKYLKFVIPPILSLIVLGAAAPSVLKDGTTRLVNYDTPFERKAPFEITLSNNKLSALQNDDLTLNVKLSGDEIPQDIYLIEGENRYKLDKKNILEFSYTFKNLQKTQTFRLLADGFYSKEYRIEVLPNPILLNFEVTLVYPSYTKKVNETLQNIGDFSAPAGTLVSWNFKTANTDQLDMLIDGVNQPTQKKSTSSFSLSKKLFKSAKYTVQTKNGFVYKKDSLNYSINVISDAHPSINIAERFDSLTNKQFYFSGEISDDYGFSKLTFNYQILNKNKKKVYIKQIPVNVNQNTEHFFFDWNMEDAGITPGDEISYYFEIFDNDGINGAKSTKSAIKSLKSLSKTEIESQLDSKRDELKEKMENALRQASKIEREAKKLNDKLVDKKNLTFEEKKQITELIEKQKQLEENIREIQQENKLNNQQNSELNELDQKIMEKQKQLEDMFNNVLDEKTKEILENLQKLMEENNKNLTREQLENMRMDNKSLEKELDRMLELYKQLEFEQKLQQNIDKLDELSQKQENLSNQSKDKNSDADKLKTEQNKLNKEFDDVKKNLNDLEKKNNELENKNNLENTDKEQQEIDKDLKNSSEQLENNNKNKASESQKNAANKMKNLSQKMQQMQEQMEGMKLDMDIDGLRQVLENLLKVSFDQEKLMQQFKTLGINDPGFSTLVQKQKSLKDDIGMIRDSIFSISKRILQIESFVNKETDNINKYMDKTMESLSERRTGEAAGHQQYIMTSVNNLAVMLSEVLDQLQNQQSSMGKGKSKSKNKKPSLSQLNKMQEELNQQMQQMKNGMKPGQTPRGQQSEQIAKMARQQQAIRNALQEINREQNKDGKGKLGDLDKLGKDMERTETELYNKQLTQEMLKRQQEIKTRLLEAEKAEKERDEDEKREAKQGKEQTADFKAIFDQYQKARQKELELLKTLPPGVSSFYKSKINSYFNLLNKGK, from the coding sequence ATGCATAAAGCAAATACCAATTACGAATTGCTGATTGGCAAGTTGGATGAGTTTATCCGGAAATATTATAAAAACCGGCTTATCAAAGGAAGTTTGTATGTTACAGGTATCCTTGCTTGTCTTTACTTAGTTCTTGCCGTAACCGAGTATTATTCGTTTTTGGGTATCTCCGCACGTACTTTCATTTTTTTCGGGTTCGTGTTATTGTCGTTGGTTGTGTTATTACTTTATGTTATCAGGCCGTTATTATCATTATTCAGATTAGGGGCTATTATTAATCATAGACAGGCTTCCGAAATTATTGGCAATCATTTTCCAAATGTAAAGGACAAACTGCTCAATACACTTCAGCTTAAAGAAATGGCCAACCAGTTAAGCGACAATAAACTAATTGAGGCCAGTATCAATCAAAAAATCAGCCAGCTTAAACCCATTCCGTTTGCTTCAGCTATCAATCTGGGCGAAAATAAAAAGTACCTCAAATTTGTTATTCCTCCCATTTTGTCTTTAATAGTACTGGGAGCAGCAGCTCCTTCGGTTTTAAAAGACGGAACCACTCGTTTGGTTAATTATGATACACCTTTTGAACGAAAAGCACCTTTTGAAATAACGCTTAGTAATAATAAACTGAGTGCACTTCAAAATGATGATCTTACTTTAAACGTGAAACTTTCAGGAGATGAAATTCCACAAGATATTTATTTGATTGAGGGTGAAAACCGGTATAAACTCGATAAAAAGAATATTTTAGAATTTTCATACACCTTTAAAAATCTTCAAAAAACACAAACCTTCCGTTTATTGGCGGATGGTTTTTATTCAAAAGAATATCGAATAGAAGTATTGCCTAACCCAATATTGTTAAACTTTGAAGTTACGCTGGTTTATCCTTCTTACACCAAAAAGGTAAATGAAACACTACAAAATATCGGCGATTTTTCAGCGCCGGCAGGGACACTGGTAAGTTGGAATTTTAAAACAGCCAATACTGATCAGCTAGACATGCTGATTGATGGTGTAAATCAACCTACACAAAAGAAATCAACATCATCATTTTCGTTAAGCAAAAAGCTTTTTAAATCGGCTAAATATACTGTACAAACCAAAAATGGATTTGTTTATAAGAAAGATTCTCTCAATTATTCTATCAATGTGATTTCTGATGCTCACCCATCAATTAATATAGCTGAACGTTTTGATTCGCTAACCAATAAGCAGTTTTATTTTTCGGGTGAAATTAGCGACGATTATGGCTTCTCCAAACTCACTTTCAACTATCAAATACTTAATAAAAACAAAAAGAAAGTTTATATAAAGCAAATACCTGTAAACGTAAATCAAAACACTGAGCATTTCTTTTTCGACTGGAATATGGAAGATGCAGGTATTACGCCGGGTGATGAAATAAGTTATTATTTCGAAATTTTTGATAATGATGGTATTAATGGAGCTAAATCCACCAAATCGGCTATTAAATCTTTAAAAAGTCTTTCAAAAACCGAAATTGAAAGTCAGCTGGATAGCAAGCGTGATGAATTAAAAGAAAAAATGGAAAATGCCCTTCGTCAGGCATCAAAGATTGAGCGTGAAGCAAAAAAACTGAATGATAAACTGGTCGATAAAAAGAACCTGACTTTTGAGGAGAAAAAACAAATTACTGAGCTGATTGAAAAACAGAAACAACTGGAAGAAAATATTCGTGAAATTCAGCAAGAAAATAAACTGAATAATCAACAAAACAGTGAATTGAATGAGCTTGACCAAAAAATTATGGAAAAGCAAAAACAGTTGGAAGACATGTTTAACAATGTTCTTGATGAAAAAACAAAGGAAATTTTAGAAAACCTCCAAAAACTAATGGAGGAAAACAATAAAAACCTTACGCGCGAGCAACTGGAAAACATGCGAATGGACAACAAGAGTTTGGAAAAAGAACTAGATCGCATGCTTGAACTTTATAAACAATTGGAATTTGAGCAAAAGCTTCAACAAAACATAGATAAACTGGATGAGTTATCACAAAAGCAGGAAAATTTATCAAACCAATCAAAAGATAAAAATTCAGACGCTGATAAACTCAAAACTGAACAGAATAAGCTCAATAAAGAGTTTGATGATGTTAAAAAAAATTTAAATGACCTTGAAAAGAAAAATAATGAATTAGAGAATAAAAATAACCTGGAAAACACTGACAAAGAACAACAGGAAATTGATAAAGACCTGAAAAATAGTTCAGAACAACTTGAAAATAATAATAAAAACAAGGCTTCTGAATCACAAAAAAATGCTGCAAACAAGATGAAAAATCTGTCGCAGAAAATGCAACAAATGCAAGAACAAATGGAAGGCATGAAACTTGATATGGATATCGACGGTTTACGCCAAGTGCTTGAAAATTTGTTGAAAGTTTCTTTTGATCAGGAAAAACTAATGCAGCAGTTTAAAACGTTAGGAATAAATGACCCAGGGTTCTCTACATTGGTTCAAAAGCAAAAATCATTAAAAGATGATATTGGAATGATACGCGATAGTATTTTTTCAATCAGTAAACGTATCCTTCAAATAGAAAGTTTCGTAAACAAGGAAACCGACAACATAAACAAGTATATGGATAAAACCATGGAAAGTTTAAGTGAACGTCGTACAGGCGAAGCTGCTGGTCATCAACAATACATCATGACTTCAGTAAACAACCTGGCCGTGATGTTAAGTGAAGTGTTGGATCAATTGCAAAATCAGCAATCAAGCATGGGCAAAGGCAAATCAAAAAGTAAAAACAAAAAGCCAAGTCTATCACAATTGAACAAAATGCAAGAGGAGCTGAACCAGCAGATGCAGCAAATGAAAAATGGCATGAAACCGGGACAAACACCACGTGGTCAGCAAAGTGAGCAAATAGCCAAAATGGCCCGTCAACAACAAGCCATACGTAATGCATTGCAAGAAATTAACCGTGAACAAAATAAAGACGGAAAAGGCAAACTGGGTGATTTGGACAAGTTAGGTAAAGACATGGAACGTACCGAAACCGAACTTTACAACAAACAACTTACTCAGGAAATGCTTAAACGCCAACAAGAAATAAAAACGCGTTTATTGGAAGCTGAAAAAGCTGAAAAAGAGCGTGACGAGGATGAAAAACGCGAAGCAAAACAGGGTAAAGAGCAAACAGCTGATTTTAAAGCTATTTTTGATCAATATCAAAAAGCCAGGCAAAAAGAGCTTGAATTATTAAAAACTCTTCCACCAGGTGTAAGTTCATTTTATAAGTCAAAAATAAATTCCTACTTTAACTTACTAAATAAAGGGAAATAG
- a CDS encoding ATP-binding protein has protein sequence MGHISTDTSKLYTLQLASKLDSIVELENFLELLLEEHHVSNESYGNIMTSLNEATMNAIVHGNKCLENKKVYINVEVVNKSKFIFTVADEGKGFDFRNLTDPTLPENIEKDNGRGVFIMKHLADQLIYNDLGNEVEMHFKF, from the coding sequence ATGGGTCATATTTCTACAGATACAAGCAAACTATACACGTTGCAACTTGCATCGAAATTGGACAGTATTGTTGAGCTTGAAAACTTTCTAGAACTGTTATTAGAGGAACATCATGTTTCCAATGAAAGCTATGGAAATATTATGACCTCTTTAAATGAGGCCACTATGAATGCAATTGTTCATGGAAATAAATGTCTCGAAAATAAAAAGGTATATATCAATGTTGAAGTAGTGAACAAAAGTAAATTCATTTTTACTGTTGCAGATGAAGGCAAAGGTTTCGATTTCCGTAACCTAACTGATCCTACCTTACCTGAAAATATTGAAAAGGATAATGGCAGAGGCGTCTTTATTATGAAACACCTTGCCGATCAGTTGATCTACAATGATTTAGGAAACGAAGTAGAAATGCACTTTAAGTTTTAA